In a single window of the Vitis vinifera cultivar Pinot Noir 40024 chromosome 6, ASM3070453v1 genome:
- the LOC100261493 gene encoding cation/H(+) antiporter 1, which yields MEATQRIACNADLINPLFTMGIQVSCVLVLSHFFHLVLKPLGQPGPIAQILAGVVIGPSALSKIGVVKKTFHSSSEDYYQILGLFSRIFFMFLIGLQLDLPYAMRNIRRVGTVALGGAITCSVFGAAVSLFLYDVLEIKGSKFLFALALMIIITNAASPVAIRLAVDYKLATSDVGRLVISSSLINDICCALLVCLMSIFSAASSKIGGKIRNGFLCLILVGVVVILNKHLSLWLNKRNRNLKHLKNTEFFCVLSLIVATAMFIEWSGYSSIVSCFLMGMMYPREGKTARTLMHKLSYSIHTFVLPVYFGYTGFQVDLGHLKSLENAEIVGAIVLLSIGGKITGTLGACRSLNIPVTQGVVLAFLLNVKGNVDLVLVGSAVQNYKWSAKANNLLLITIMINTVIVGPVVALIVSRETKSFGYCHVPFERQDPERELRILACVHGPRHVPTMARIIQSSNGAQSTPISPFLMHLIELPEKTKTNLMYNQLQDDELSDDDDYGGNDVVEINDIVDAFFAETGIMTRQLKVVSPFATMYEEVCNGAEDLRASIILLPFHKHQRIDGKMESGKEGVRITNQKVLRHATCTVAILVDRGFWLVGAPQGLGFEVPQHVAILFFGGPDDREALAYGRSMGMHPHVNLTVIRFLPESSKDHDAGMRIASYRDEVLMSIPGRENENEEDNAFLANFYNRYVTSGRVGYVEKYVDNGEQTVNALRQMGDMYSLFIVGKGGRGQCPITIGMSDWEECPELGTVGDLLASADFDGSVLVIQQHRHQKIELTED from the exons ATGGAAGCAACACAGAGGATAGCCTGCAATGCGGACTTAATTAACCCACTGTTTACAATGGGCATACAGGTCTCCTGCGTTCTTGTCCTCTCTCACTTCTTTCACCTTGTCTTGAAGCCTCTCGGTCAACCCGGACCCATCGCTCAGATTCTC GCGGGGGTGGTGATAGGTCCCTCAGCGTTGTCAAAAATAGGCGTTGTAAAGAAGACATTTCATAGTTCTTCCGAGGATTACTATCAAATTTTGGGATTATTTAGCcgtatattttttatgttcctGATTGGCCTCCAACTGGACCTTCCTTATGCCATGCGCAACATACGGCGAGTAGGCACTGTTGCGCTTGGGGGTGCCATAACGTGTAGTGTGTTTGGTGCTGCTGTCTCCTTGTTTCTATATGATGTACTGGAAATCAAGGGCAGCAAGTTCTTATTTGCCCTTGCCTTGATGATTATTATAACTAATGCAGCCTCACCAGTCGCAATTCGTTTGGCAGTTGACTATAAGCTGGCAACTTCAGATGTGGGCCGACTTGTCATATCTTCTTCCTTGATCAATGACATTTGTTGTGCCTTACTCGTGTGTTTAATGAGCATTTTTTCTGCAGCATCTTCTAAAATAGGGGGAAAGATACGAAATGGTTTCCTTTGCCTCATACTCGTCGGGGTGGTTGTCATTCTCAACAAGCATTTATCTTTATGGTTAAACAAAAGGAACCGAAACCTGAAGCACCTAAAGAACACCGAATTCTTCTGCGTATTGTCACTCATAGTAGCAACAGCAATGTTTATTGAATGGAGCGGATATAGCAGCATAGTGAGTTGCTTTCTGATGGGTATGATGTACCCCAGGGAAGGAAAAACAGCTCGAACCCTGATGCACAAACTATCCTACTCTATTCACACCTTTGTACTTCCAGTTTACTTTGGCTACACAGGGTTCCAGGTAGATCTAGGACATCTGAAGAGTTTAGAAAATGCCGAAATTGTTGGTGCCATCGTCTTGTTAAGCATTGGTGGCAAGATTACTGGCACCCTTGGTGCTTGCCGGAGCCTAAACATTCCAGTGACACAGGGAGTTGTTCTTGCCTTCCTACTGAACGTGAAGGGCAATGTAGATCTTGTCCTGGTGGGCAGTGCCGTACAGAACTAT AAATGGAGTGCGAAAGCTAACAATCTGCTTCTAATTACAATAATGATTAACACAGTTATAGTGGGGCCAGTTGTGGCTCTCATAGTGAGTAGAGAAACAAAATCTTTTGGTTACTGTCATGTACCGTTTGAACGACAAGACCCAGAGAGGGAGCTACGAATCCTGGCCTGTGTGCATGGCCCTCGTCATGTACCCACCATGGCTAGGATAATCCAATCATCAAATGGGGCTCAAAGCACGCCCATCTCCCCCTTCTTGATGCACCTCATCGAACTTCCTGAGAAGACCAAAACCAATTTGATGTATAATCAACTGCAAGATGATGAGctgagtgatgatgatgactatGGGGGGAATGATGTGGTAGAGATCAATGACATAGTGGATGCCTTCTTCGCTGAGACAGGAATCATGACCCGTCAGCTCAAAGTTGTATCACCCTTTGCAACAATGTACGAGGAGGTGTGCAATGGTGCTGAGGATTTACGAGCATCAATCATACTCCTCCCTTTCCACAAGCACCAGAGAATTGATGGGAAAATGGAGAGTGGCAAGGAAGGCGTAAGGATCACCAACCAAAAGGTTCTTCGCCATGCAACATGCACTGTCGCCATCCTGGTCGACCGAGGTTTTTGGCTTGTTGGAGCCCCACAAGGACTGGGCTTTGAAGTACCTCAACATGTTGCAATTCTGTTCTTTGGAGGTCCTGATGATCGCGAGGCATTAGCATATGGTAGGAGTATGGGCATGCATCCTCATGTCAATCTCACCGTCATCAGGTTCCTGCCTGAATCATCAAAGGATCATGACGCGGGAATGAGAATTGCATCATATAGGGATGAGGTCTTAATGTCCATACCTGGCCGTGAGAACGAGAACGAGGAAGACAATGCCTTCCTAGCAAACTTCTATAACAG GTATGTGACATCGGGCCGAGTGGGGTATGTAGAGAAGTACGTTGATAACGGGGAACAAACAGTGAATGCTCTAAGGCAGATGGGGGACATGTACTCCTTGTTTATAGTGGGGAAAGGAGGGCGAGGACAGTGTCCTATAACGATCGGAATGAGCGACTGGGAAGAGTGTCCGGAGCTTGGGACTGTTGGGGATCTTTTGGCTTCTGCGGACTTTGATGGTTCGGTTTTGGTCATTCAACAGCATAGACATCAGAAGATAGAGCTTACTGAGGATTGA